A window from Armatimonadota bacterium encodes these proteins:
- a CDS encoding amidohydrolase family protein — MPCDQTQYFGKVIDFHVHVYPDNVAQRAIENVYSANNLMPAYDGTIVGLLDMLEKDGVRLAVIAPIATKSSQVESINDWAASHTDSRIISFGGIHPGYKDVDGQIEKIISSGLPGIKIHSNWQDTYVDDPKMFPIYEAAQGRLILTLHAGNESTPFEIQRATPDRILRVHQNFPNLTINAAHMGGYLMWDLAEEYLVGKDIYFDTSACFGRGISKEQAFRIIRRHGAEHILFGTDAPLDRPSAIIRHLMELGLTDDEMELVLCKNAERLLGLSK; from the coding sequence ATGCCATGCGATCAGACACAATATTTCGGTAAAGTAATCGACTTCCACGTGCACGTCTATCCGGACAATGTTGCACAGCGAGCTATTGAGAACGTCTACAGTGCCAATAACCTCATGCCTGCTTATGACGGGACTATTGTAGGCTTGCTTGACATGTTGGAAAAAGACGGTGTGAGACTAGCAGTCATTGCGCCGATAGCCACTAAATCCAGCCAAGTCGAAAGCATCAACGACTGGGCCGCATCCCATACCGACAGCCGCATAATCTCATTCGGCGGCATTCATCCGGGCTATAAAGATGTAGACGGCCAGATAGAGAAAATCATTTCATCAGGGCTGCCGGGAATTAAAATTCACTCGAACTGGCAGGACACATATGTCGATGACCCGAAGATGTTTCCGATCTACGAAGCTGCGCAGGGCAGATTGATCTTAACACTTCATGCAGGCAATGAAAGCACGCCGTTTGAGATACAAAGGGCGACTCCCGACAGGATACTTCGCGTCCACCAGAACTTTCCCAATCTGACGATCAACGCAGCGCACATGGGCGGATATCTGATGTGGGATTTGGCTGAGGAATATCTGGTCGGTAAAGATATTTATTTCGACACGTCCGCCTGTTTTGGCCGTGGAATCTCGAAGGAACAGGCTTTCAGGATAATACGACGCCACGGCGCTGAGCATATTCTCTTTGGAACGGATGCGCCTCTGGACAGACCATCGGCCATAATAAGACACCTTATGGAACTCGGCCTTACTGACGATGAGATGGAACTCGTACTTTGTAAGAATGCCGAGAGGCTGCTTGGGTTAAGCAAGTAA
- the nadB gene encoding L-aspartate oxidase yields the protein MIIDVDVLVLGTGIAGLSFALRASESGHVALVTKKSDTESNTNYAQGGIAAVMDPNDTFDAHIRDTHVAGAFICHEDAVEILVEEGPDRIRELMELGVRFTRSSTSPEPTRLDLGREGGHSTRRIVHAADLTGREIERALVSQVKGNYDIRVFEHDHAIDLITERVGDKIVCRGAHVLDSETGDVMSFRAKVTMLATGGLNRIYLHTTNPDIATGDGVAMAYRAGAVIANLEFIQFHPTTLYVENPEPGARSFLISEAVRGEGGILRLGSGETFMEKYHEMGCLAPRDVVARAIDSELKKSGDECVYLDVTHLDPEMVKHHFPYIYESCLKAGIDITRDWIPVVPAAHYSCGGVVVDTNGCTSIENLYACGEVSCTGVHGANRLASNSLLEAIVFARRASLDVEHKIGSIDYADVDEFPAGKHNKRIDPALIEEMIARLQKVMWKYVGIVRTNERLETALAEIRDIRRQADELYVSGRLTARLLEVRNMALTAELLILSALWRKESRGLHYNLDYPDLDDANFKRDTILVKNGQNLPEMAPTNG from the coding sequence TTGATTATTGATGTAGATGTATTGGTGCTGGGCACCGGGATTGCGGGTCTGAGCTTTGCGCTGCGGGCGTCGGAGTCGGGTCATGTTGCGCTTGTCACTAAAAAGAGCGACACCGAATCGAACACGAACTACGCCCAGGGCGGGATAGCCGCCGTCATGGACCCCAACGACACTTTTGATGCGCACATAAGAGATACTCATGTGGCTGGAGCATTTATTTGTCATGAAGATGCGGTCGAGATACTCGTAGAGGAGGGACCGGATCGCATCAGGGAGCTTATGGAGCTTGGAGTCCGGTTTACTCGTTCTTCGACTTCACCTGAGCCGACCCGTCTCGATCTGGGCCGTGAAGGAGGACACTCCACAAGGCGCATTGTCCATGCCGCCGACCTCACAGGCCGCGAGATAGAGCGCGCGCTGGTCTCTCAGGTGAAGGGCAATTATGATATACGTGTCTTTGAGCACGACCATGCAATCGATCTTATTACTGAGCGCGTGGGCGATAAAATCGTCTGCAGGGGCGCGCACGTTCTCGACTCCGAGACGGGCGATGTTATGAGCTTTCGCGCAAAGGTCACCATGCTCGCTACAGGCGGCCTGAACAGGATTTACCTGCACACGACAAACCCCGACATCGCGACAGGTGACGGCGTAGCTATGGCGTACCGTGCAGGTGCCGTGATCGCAAATTTGGAATTTATACAGTTCCACCCGACCACGCTTTATGTCGAAAACCCTGAACCGGGCGCGCGCTCGTTCCTGATATCCGAAGCCGTAAGGGGTGAGGGCGGTATACTGCGTCTTGGCAGCGGCGAGACATTCATGGAGAAATATCATGAAATGGGATGTTTGGCCCCACGAGATGTTGTTGCGCGCGCGATAGACTCAGAGCTTAAAAAGAGCGGTGATGAGTGCGTATATCTGGATGTTACTCACCTTGATCCTGAGATGGTCAAGCATCACTTCCCATATATCTATGAGAGCTGCCTGAAAGCCGGGATCGATATCACTCGCGACTGGATTCCGGTCGTACCGGCGGCGCATTACTCCTGCGGCGGTGTGGTGGTCGATACAAACGGCTGCACCTCTATTGAAAACCTCTATGCATGCGGCGAAGTGTCCTGCACGGGAGTTCACGGCGCGAACAGACTTGCCAGCAATTCGCTTTTGGAGGCGATTGTGTTTGCCAGACGCGCGAGCCTTGATGTCGAGCACAAGATCGGCTCTATCGATTATGCCGATGTGGATGAGTTCCCGGCAGGTAAACACAATAAGCGCATCGACCCTGCTCTGATTGAGGAGATGATCGCTCGATTGCAGAAAGTGATGTGGAAATATGTCGGCATAGTCAGGACAAACGAGCGCCTTGAGACGGCACTGGCTGAAATCCGAGATATCCGGCGTCAGGCGGATGAGTTATATGTCTCGGGCAGGCTCACAGCGAGGCTGCTCGAAGTGCGAAATATGGCTCTTACAGCCGAACTCTTAATTCTGTCGGCACTGTGGCGCAAGGAGAGCCGGGGTCTGCATTATAACCTGGATTACCCGGACCTCGACGATGCCAACTTCAAGCGCGATACAATACTCGTCAAGAACGGGCAAAACCTGCCCGAAATGGCTCCCACAAATGGCTGA
- the cobA gene encoding uroporphyrinogen-III C-methyltransferase: MADKRSMTGKVYLIGAGPGDPGLITVRGLELLRRCNVVVTDRLANPLLLEHVQFGAEIIYAGKESRDHTLTQDEINAVLIEQAKQGKSVARLKGGDPFVFGRGGEEAVALAEAGIEFEVVPGVSSSVAAAAYAGIPVTHRSLASSFAVITGHESPDKSDSDIKWDKISTGVDTLVFLMGIENLPHIVESLVDNGRDPKTPVAVIQWGTHTSQRTVTGTLDDIIRKCEGEQIRPPAVTVVGEVVNLRETISWFEKKPLFGRRILVTRDKHQAGELSEMLLELGAYVVEVPVIKIKAPPDYSLIDAAFEKPGGFDWIIFTSVNGAYGFMKRLILLDKDIRVIGNAKLAAIGPETANTLRAFQLKVDYVPSKYVAEEFVNQFPEDVRGKSILIPRALNARDVIPEGLRAKGAEVVVAPVYETVTNYDRTEDLRVQLSANNLDIVTLTSTSTVNSFIELAGNIELPKNITIACIGPITAQATRAHGLEPDIVAEDYTIEGLVQALLA, translated from the coding sequence ATGGCTGACAAGCGCTCAATGACAGGCAAGGTGTATCTGATCGGAGCGGGTCCAGGCGACCCTGGGCTGATTACCGTTCGGGGTCTGGAACTGCTCCGGCGATGTAATGTCGTCGTCACAGACAGGCTGGCAAATCCTCTGCTTCTCGAACATGTGCAATTCGGCGCGGAGATAATTTACGCGGGCAAAGAGTCGCGTGATCACACACTTACACAGGACGAGATAAATGCAGTCCTGATCGAGCAGGCGAAGCAGGGTAAGAGTGTAGCCAGACTCAAGGGCGGCGACCCGTTTGTGTTCGGCCGGGGCGGCGAGGAGGCTGTTGCGCTTGCCGAAGCCGGGATCGAGTTCGAGGTAGTGCCCGGTGTGAGTTCATCCGTGGCTGCCGCGGCATATGCAGGTATTCCCGTCACTCACAGGTCACTCGCGTCTTCATTTGCAGTCATCACAGGTCATGAGTCTCCCGATAAGTCCGATTCAGATATCAAGTGGGACAAGATATCGACCGGCGTCGACACTCTGGTCTTTTTGATGGGGATTGAGAACCTGCCGCATATCGTTGAGAGCTTAGTCGATAATGGCCGCGACCCTAAGACCCCGGTCGCGGTGATTCAATGGGGGACCCACACATCTCAGAGGACTGTAACAGGCACTCTCGATGACATTATTCGAAAGTGCGAGGGCGAGCAGATTAGGCCTCCGGCGGTAACAGTCGTAGGCGAGGTTGTAAATCTCCGCGAGACGATCTCCTGGTTTGAGAAGAAACCCCTCTTCGGCAGGCGCATACTTGTGACCAGAGATAAGCACCAGGCTGGTGAGCTTTCTGAAATGCTCTTGGAACTTGGCGCGTATGTAGTCGAAGTCCCAGTAATCAAGATCAAAGCTCCTCCTGATTATTCTCTGATAGATGCCGCATTCGAAAAGCCGGGTGGTTTCGATTGGATCATTTTCACTAGTGTTAACGGTGCATATGGATTCATGAAACGTCTGATCCTGCTTGATAAAGACATTCGCGTTATCGGCAATGCAAAACTGGCTGCGATAGGTCCTGAAACAGCCAACACTCTCAGGGCATTTCAACTCAAGGTCGATTATGTGCCGTCGAAGTATGTCGCAGAGGAATTCGTAAACCAGTTCCCCGAAGATGTGAGAGGCAAGTCTATTCTCATTCCCAGAGCCCTGAATGCGCGTGATGTAATTCCCGAGGGCTTAAGAGCCAAAGGTGCTGAAGTAGTTGTCGCGCCGGTGTATGAAACGGTCACAAATTATGATCGCACTGAAGACCTGCGCGTGCAACTATCAGCCAATAACTTAGACATAGTTACACTAACCAGCACTTCTACTGTTAATAGTTTTATAGAGCTTGCCGGTAATATTGAACTTCCCAAAAATATAACTATCGCATGTATCGGCCCGATCACTGCGCAAGCAACGAGAGCGCACGGCCTGGAACCGGATATTGTCGCCGAAGATTACACAATCGAGGGTCTGGTGCAGGCCTTACTTGCTTAA